From the Candidatus Cloacimonadaceae bacterium genome, the window TATTGGCTGACGATTTGTTTCAGCGCCTTGTCCGTAATCCTTTCAGGATGAGCAATATGCCAAATTCGCAGATCGTGGCGGGGGGATAGTCCAAAGAGGTTTTCGTGTGCGTTTTGCAGCAGGAAAACAAGGCTACTGAATGTTTGGGCTGTTGCTTGAGCGAGCGGCTTTCCATGAAATAAAACCTTGCCGTGGGTGGGTTTGAGCAAACCGGTGATCAGTTTGAGCAAGGTGCTTTTCCCGCTTCCGTTTTCGCCCATGAGCAGGATGGAATCCTTGGCTGAAATAAATAAGTTCGTGTCCTCGATGAGCTTGCCCTGCCCGGGATAGAAAAAGGATAGTTCTTTCAGCTCGAAGAGATCGCTCAATTCAAGCTCCCAAGTGTAATGACCTGCGTGCAGAAATCGTCGCAAGCGCTGTCGTGGTTCGCTGCGATGATTATCTTTCCTTGATGCAGTAAAGATTTCAGCCATTCTTTCAAGAGTTCTTTTCCCCCCTCCGAAAGGCTAACTGTCGGCTCGTCCAATAGGATCAATTGTGTGTCCAGCGCCGCGCAAACGGCGAAAAGCAACCGTTTTTTTTGCCCCTGGGAAAGCGTGGACGGATCTTGAGCGTAGATGTGTTTCAGGTGGAATCTATCCGCTGCAACGTCAATGCGCTGCCTGATTTCAAGCGGTTTGATACCCATGTTTTCCAGAGCAAAACTGAGCTCCTTTTCACTGTCCGGAA encodes:
- a CDS encoding energy-coupling factor ABC transporter ATP-binding protein; translated protein: MSDLFELKELSFFYPGQGKLIEDTNLFISAKDSILLMGENGSGKSTLLKLITGLLKPTHGKVLFHGKPLAQATAQTFSSLVFLLQNAHENLFGLSPRHDLRIWHIAHPERITDKALKQIVSQYRDKWDQPYTELSDGEIRALLMSVLPFMMDKFWILDEPFDAMDSRRKCELIELMKQKGRGMLVVSHSAADFGSLFDRALHLENGLLREH
- a CDS encoding ABC transporter ATP-binding protein, giving the protein MLEIKRLSLLYPKAAKALFSDVNIKLRAGELLILKGVNGSGKTSLLNSIAGVIPEHIHGELAGSIALNGLELRSYPLRERYRYLAYQMSDPDAQIFFPDSEKELSFALENMGIKPLEIRQRIDVAADRFHLKHIYAQDPSTLSQGQKKRLLFAVCAALDTQLILLDEPTVSLSEGGKELLKEWLKSLLHQGKIIIAANHDSACDDFCTQVITLGSLN